A genomic region of Cyanobacteria bacterium FACHB-DQ100 contains the following coding sequences:
- a CDS encoding lipopolysaccharide biosynthesis protein, which yields MSRTQRSAVNYASSLLLQAITLATGILSTPLILNWLGDDRFGALRSAGDWLGHLKILELGLGGSLLPVLAIAVAQGNRAQVELTVAVGIRAYCKVLLLMLGAAVMLSFALLHLVPVQPSLALDLQAAYWIGVLGSFLLPLTPFRLLTEASQRSDIVNLSFVLQSLIITGASLYLAAQGMGMAGQALAVIIGVIVATILISWKSIRQYPSALRIVFSAPTEAMQPIRKQLQKLSIPTLIYSLSGQIGLFTDNLVIAYFLGPASVVPFVMTQRLFAIAQSQVQSVGNATWSGLADLYAKGELGQFNLRLVQLTKLVVTSGLMLMIPILLYNPQFVQLWVGSERFAGMGVSTLAAINAVTMGVLSLWGWCFSGTGNIARIARMSMFASLLNISVSLLATPALKLTGPLLGTFVSFFGLYLWGMLYHLKHQFGSSPRALLAAIVHPCLLAALYVPEVAWFAHSYPPKSWIELGASMVFTAVIFLMLAWFTLLKPEERYQWRKRVMQLSPLPHL from the coding sequence ATGAGCCGGACACAGCGCTCTGCTGTCAATTATGCTTCATCATTACTGCTGCAAGCGATTACCTTAGCAACCGGAATTCTTAGTACTCCCTTAATCTTAAATTGGCTGGGTGACGATCGCTTTGGGGCACTCCGCTCTGCTGGTGATTGGCTCGGTCATCTGAAAATTTTAGAATTAGGACTGGGCGGATCATTGTTGCCCGTGCTTGCGATCGCAGTTGCTCAAGGAAATCGCGCTCAGGTTGAATTGACCGTTGCAGTTGGAATTCGAGCCTACTGCAAAGTCTTACTTCTGATGCTGGGAGCCGCTGTTATGCTTAGTTTTGCACTTTTGCATCTCGTCCCAGTTCAGCCATCCTTAGCGCTTGACCTACAAGCGGCTTATTGGATCGGAGTATTGGGTTCCTTTTTACTTCCTTTGACTCCCTTTCGCTTGTTAACCGAAGCATCGCAGCGCAGTGATATTGTCAACCTCTCTTTTGTTCTACAGAGCTTAATCATTACGGGTGCTTCTCTATATCTAGCAGCGCAAGGAATGGGAATGGCTGGGCAAGCCCTCGCAGTAATAATCGGTGTCATCGTTGCAACAATCTTAATCAGTTGGAAAAGCATACGTCAGTATCCAAGCGCTTTGAGGATAGTGTTTTCTGCTCCTACTGAAGCAATGCAGCCCATTCGCAAGCAACTTCAAAAGTTAAGCATTCCGACGCTGATTTACAGCCTATCTGGACAAATTGGTTTATTCACTGACAATCTTGTCATTGCCTATTTTTTAGGGCCTGCAAGCGTGGTTCCATTTGTGATGACTCAGCGGCTGTTTGCGATCGCCCAATCACAGGTACAGAGTGTTGGAAATGCAACTTGGTCAGGGCTAGCTGACTTATATGCGAAAGGTGAACTGGGTCAATTCAATCTTCGACTTGTTCAGTTAACAAAATTAGTCGTTACATCCGGCTTGATGCTGATGATCCCGATTCTGCTATACAATCCGCAGTTTGTGCAACTTTGGGTTGGCTCAGAGCGATTTGCAGGGATGGGAGTCAGTACCCTTGCCGCAATCAACGCTGTAACGATGGGAGTGTTATCCCTTTGGGGTTGGTGCTTCTCAGGAACAGGAAATATAGCGAGGATTGCTAGAATGTCCATGTTTGCCAGTCTTCTCAATATCTCAGTCAGCCTACTTGCGACTCCTGCTTTGAAATTGACCGGGCCGCTGTTAGGAACATTTGTCTCCTTTTTCGGGCTGTATCTCTGGGGAATGCTTTATCACCTCAAACACCAGTTTGGCTCATCACCTCGCGCCCTACTTGCTGCGATCGTGCACCCTTGTCTTTTAGCAGCGCTGTATGTTCCTGAAGTAGCCTGGTTTGCTCACTCTTATCCTCCCAAAAGCTGGATCGAGCTTGGTGCCTCAATGGTGTTTACAGCAGTTATTTTCTTGATGCTGGCTTGGTTTACCCTGCTCAAACCAGAAGAACGGTATCAATGGCGTAAGAGAGTTATGCAGCTATCTCCATTGCCGCATTTGTAA
- a CDS encoding acyltransferase produces MNLPAELRLNRRIFSRGKFICRGRIQLSLAKDASITTPKGTCYVGITHFGNATPRNSVTVVVCASQSILALDGEVCIGRGTILSVAAKSNLGIGEGTYIADGSRIYASTSIQIGRRCAISFGVTILDDDGHGFGLPPYTAPICIEDNVWIGCNATILKGVTIGEGSVVAAGAVVTRSCPPHSLLAGVPARVIREGVVWTDAERLHEAALGAAQKGVDQL; encoded by the coding sequence ATTAATCTTCCTGCTGAGCTTCGTCTCAATCGGCGAATTTTTAGTAGAGGAAAATTTATCTGTCGAGGACGAATTCAATTGTCCTTAGCGAAAGATGCTTCAATCACAACTCCTAAGGGCACTTGCTATGTTGGCATAACTCATTTTGGCAATGCTACACCTAGAAATTCGGTTACAGTCGTTGTTTGTGCTTCTCAATCAATTTTGGCATTAGATGGAGAAGTTTGCATTGGGCGGGGGACTATCTTATCTGTGGCAGCTAAATCTAATTTAGGCATTGGTGAAGGGACGTATATTGCTGATGGTAGCCGTATTTATGCAAGTACTTCTATTCAAATTGGGAGAAGATGCGCGATCTCCTTTGGTGTAACTATTTTGGACGATGATGGTCATGGATTTGGCCTACCTCCATACACAGCGCCAATTTGTATCGAAGATAATGTTTGGATTGGCTGTAATGCCACAATTCTTAAGGGTGTGACGATCGGCGAGGGTTCAGTTGTTGCAGCAGGTGCCGTTGTGACCCGCTCTTGTCCCCCTCACTCGCTTCTCGCTGGCGTTCCTGCACGAGTAATCCGTGAGGGAGTAGTGTGGACAGATGCGGAGCGATTACATGAAGCAGCACTAGGTGCTGCCCAGAAAGGAGTTGATCAACTATGA
- a CDS encoding methyltransferase domain-containing protein: protein MSNSTSSPINSDLAYANYWKRKELLANSPHFPTKHWWADSSFSEIEQIIFDRIKAKSTILDVGAGDLRIQQKFYRAGFQGVYHTQDIGQEFTYTYSTLEEIDQKYEAVLCFDTIEHLELRPGLALLHQLIDRVETGGLLVIQTPNARCISNPLSWDMTHLHCYSIHDLWAYLTSFGLKVEGYRVIFGKPSRNLIEKFSSLASRLMITRLLGHDYAANIVLIAQKL from the coding sequence ATGAGCAACTCTACAAGCAGTCCGATTAACTCTGATTTAGCTTACGCAAACTATTGGAAGCGTAAGGAATTACTGGCAAATTCACCTCATTTTCCAACAAAGCATTGGTGGGCAGACTCCTCCTTCTCCGAAATTGAGCAAATCATTTTCGATCGCATTAAGGCTAAATCCACAATTCTAGATGTTGGCGCTGGCGATCTACGAATTCAGCAGAAGTTTTATCGCGCAGGATTTCAAGGCGTTTATCATACTCAAGATATTGGGCAAGAGTTTACTTACACCTATTCAACTTTGGAAGAAATTGATCAGAAGTATGAAGCAGTGCTTTGTTTTGACACAATTGAACATTTAGAGTTACGTCCAGGGTTGGCACTTCTTCACCAATTGATCGATCGAGTAGAGACAGGTGGACTACTTGTAATTCAGACCCCGAATGCACGATGTATCTCTAATCCATTAAGCTGGGACATGACTCATCTGCATTGCTACAGCATTCATGATCTATGGGCTTATCTAACTTCGTTCGGGCTGAAAGTAGAAGGATACCGCGTGATCTTTGGAAAGCCCAGCAGAAATTTGATTGAAAAGTTTTCTAGCTTAGCCTCTCGACTGATGATCACTCGCTTGCTTGGACACGATTACGCTGCAAACATCGTTCTGATCGCTCAGAAGCTTTAG
- a CDS encoding glycosyltransferase family 4 protein yields the protein MKVGFNARLLTAPTLRGWNRYTANLLAELAQLDVQLVLYSDRPIHPAHLERLPQSAYQVRLSPAMRYLQWEQVWLPQQCSKDQIDVLHCPMNFGLPAFNSCPQVLTLHDAIDQVYYAKHLSLFQRFSFAYRQSQLYHWIARTRSTHIITVSEFSKRDLVEHLKIPASKVSVIYEAADDHFYRSIADAVRSQYQLASPYVFYVGGLEQRKNIPFLVKAFAEANLQGVDLVLAGGQDQNQLRLLAESSGIAERIRFLGWVDDRDLPELYAGALCFVYASEYEGFGLQLCEAMAVGCPILAAQATCLPEVLGEGGILFSLENTQELSNCLRYINADPEYRSSLGQRAKLRSQHFSWQQTAQATIQVYERALGRSTKSQAFKRTASLANPDC from the coding sequence ATGAAGGTTGGATTTAATGCGCGGCTATTAACAGCCCCGACCTTGCGCGGCTGGAATCGTTATACTGCAAATCTATTAGCAGAATTAGCCCAGCTAGATGTTCAGTTAGTTCTGTACAGCGATCGTCCGATTCATCCCGCTCATCTAGAGCGCTTGCCGCAATCTGCTTACCAGGTGCGGCTTTCTCCCGCTATGCGCTATCTGCAATGGGAGCAAGTCTGGTTGCCTCAGCAATGCTCGAAGGATCAAATCGATGTGCTGCATTGTCCAATGAACTTTGGATTACCTGCTTTTAATTCATGCCCTCAAGTGTTAACGCTGCATGATGCGATCGATCAGGTTTACTATGCGAAACACCTGTCTTTGTTCCAACGTTTCAGCTTCGCTTATCGGCAAAGTCAGCTTTATCACTGGATTGCAAGAACTCGATCGACGCACATCATTACGGTGAGTGAGTTCTCTAAACGTGATTTAGTCGAGCATCTCAAGATTCCAGCCTCTAAGGTGAGCGTGATTTATGAGGCGGCAGATGATCATTTTTATCGATCGATTGCGGATGCAGTGCGATCGCAGTATCAATTAGCATCACCGTATGTGTTTTATGTCGGTGGTTTGGAGCAGCGCAAAAACATTCCCTTTTTGGTCAAAGCATTTGCTGAGGCGAACTTACAAGGCGTTGATTTAGTGCTTGCAGGAGGTCAAGATCAAAACCAGCTTCGTCTGCTTGCGGAGTCTTCAGGGATTGCTGAGCGCATTCGATTTCTAGGATGGGTCGATGATCGAGATTTGCCTGAGCTGTATGCGGGTGCGCTCTGCTTTGTGTATGCCAGTGAGTACGAAGGGTTCGGATTACAACTGTGTGAAGCAATGGCAGTCGGATGCCCAATCTTAGCAGCACAAGCGACTTGTCTACCTGAAGTATTAGGAGAAGGAGGCATCTTATTTAGTCTGGAGAACACACAAGAATTGTCGAACTGTCTGCGATACATCAACGCTGATCCGGAGTATCGATCGAGCTTAGGACAGCGAGCAAAGTTGCGATCGCAGCATTTTAGCTGGCAGCAGACTGCTCAAGCAACAATTCAGGTTTATGAGCGTGCTTTGGGTCGATCGACCAAATCGCAAGCATTTAAGCGTACAGCATCCCTCGCTAATCCAGACTGCTAA
- a CDS encoding glycosyltransferase family 4 protein, with protein MTKKIVLVMTSPPIPFGKADSHWYYVLLKELVDRGHQVSAFVACETTEEIEQTQALFPSYDLHCYLYRPPAGLRGKWQSFRRPFSYVFSSEFQQALAERLAAPYDVLHLEQLWSSWLGLCHPEKTVVTVHYLFSEDRAFESSDWRAKIYKWRSYGAERYLLRSLPRFIALSDRLANRICELHPGAIAHTIPLGFDLSHSPFSQIKPQQNRPVVGLIGNFGWMPTYSAAERLLTRLWSEIKAQVPTAQLQLVGRSARTRFAAFENHSDLAIYQDVPDIAPYFRQMDVLLYAPTAGSGMKVKVMESFAFGTSVVTTPEGVEGLPAKDGIHAGIAIDDRGLIERTVALLNDPTRRETQRHNARQLLEQVCSPTVTVTQVEQVYDAIIEANS; from the coding sequence ATGACCAAAAAGATTGTCTTAGTTATGACATCGCCACCGATTCCTTTCGGCAAAGCCGATAGCCATTGGTACTATGTCTTACTCAAAGAACTGGTCGATCGCGGTCATCAAGTTTCCGCTTTTGTTGCGTGTGAAACGACTGAGGAAATCGAGCAAACTCAGGCTTTATTTCCGTCTTATGATCTCCACTGTTATCTCTATCGTCCACCAGCAGGACTGCGTGGAAAGTGGCAAAGCTTTCGCCGTCCTTTCTCTTATGTCTTTAGTTCGGAGTTTCAGCAAGCATTAGCAGAACGTTTAGCCGCTCCGTATGATGTATTGCACCTAGAGCAGCTTTGGAGCAGTTGGCTTGGGCTATGTCACCCAGAGAAAACAGTAGTTACGGTACATTATCTATTTTCTGAGGATCGTGCTTTTGAGTCTTCCGACTGGAGAGCAAAGATCTATAAGTGGCGGAGCTACGGCGCAGAACGCTATCTGTTGCGATCATTGCCTCGATTTATCGCACTGTCGGATCGATTGGCAAATCGAATTTGTGAGCTTCATCCTGGAGCGATCGCGCATACCATTCCGCTTGGATTTGATTTGTCTCATTCACCGTTTAGCCAGATCAAACCCCAGCAAAACCGCCCGGTTGTTGGCTTGATTGGGAATTTCGGCTGGATGCCCACTTATTCGGCGGCTGAGCGGCTTTTAACTCGTTTGTGGTCAGAGATTAAAGCTCAAGTTCCGACGGCTCAACTTCAACTGGTGGGACGCTCTGCTCGGACTCGGTTTGCAGCCTTCGAGAATCATTCTGATCTGGCGATTTATCAAGATGTCCCCGATATTGCTCCGTACTTTCGGCAAATGGATGTTTTACTGTATGCCCCGACTGCCGGAAGCGGCATGAAAGTGAAAGTGATGGAATCTTTTGCGTTTGGAACTTCTGTGGTCACAACTCCCGAAGGAGTCGAGGGTTTACCGGCCAAAGACGGGATTCATGCTGGAATTGCGATCGACGATCGTGGACTAATTGAAAGAACGGTTGCGCTTCTCAACGATCCGACGCGTCGAGAAACTCAGCGTCACAATGCTCGACAACTTCTAGAACAAGTCTGTAGCCCAACCGTGACAGTGACGCAGGTTGAGCAGGTCTATGATGCGATCATCGAGGCAAATTCATGA
- a CDS encoding glycosyltransferase family 4 protein yields MKLFLLVTGDLVKTGGMDRANYALVDYLVRQGTEVHVVSHRVEPNLQCYENLIWHRVPKVAKSYFLSEFLLDRVGRFWAHRITQRGGRVLVNGGNCDWGDVNWVHYVHAAYRPESKVNVLQKAKIAATHAYFRHSEKRRLQRAQLVIADSERTKADVIKNGLVTPEKVRSIYYGIDPTTFYPATAGEARSLRQQLGLPLDCPIVVFVGALGDRRKGFDVLFEAWQQLCQNSAWNAQLLVIGGGAELPSWKQRLVEAGLVDRIKFLGFRTDVPDLMRASDCLVAPTRYEAYGLGVHEALCCGIPAIVTATAGVAERYPNELRPLLLSDANDMAQLIDVLYHWQSHQRVYQQLVQKQVSYLLRSGTWDAMAQQIIDVINDSAHCALVSV; encoded by the coding sequence ATGAAACTGTTTCTGTTAGTGACAGGCGATTTGGTGAAAACGGGGGGAATGGATCGCGCAAACTATGCTTTAGTCGATTATCTCGTTCGACAGGGCACGGAAGTTCACGTCGTCTCCCATCGTGTGGAGCCGAACCTACAATGCTACGAAAACTTGATATGGCATCGCGTACCAAAGGTGGCAAAATCGTACTTTCTCAGCGAATTTTTGCTCGATCGCGTCGGACGATTTTGGGCGCATCGGATTACGCAGCGAGGCGGACGAGTGCTAGTCAATGGAGGAAACTGTGACTGGGGCGATGTGAACTGGGTGCATTATGTTCATGCCGCTTATCGTCCAGAATCAAAGGTCAATGTGCTGCAAAAAGCAAAGATTGCAGCAACTCACGCCTATTTTCGTCACTCAGAAAAACGCCGCTTGCAGCGAGCGCAACTTGTCATCGCCGACTCAGAGCGAACCAAAGCCGATGTGATTAAGAATGGATTGGTTACTCCTGAGAAAGTGCGATCGATCTACTATGGCATTGACCCCACCACGTTCTATCCTGCAACGGCTGGAGAAGCACGATCGCTACGTCAGCAGTTGGGCTTGCCATTGGATTGCCCAATCGTAGTGTTTGTTGGTGCATTAGGAGATCGGCGCAAGGGGTTTGATGTATTGTTTGAAGCATGGCAGCAATTATGCCAAAATTCAGCCTGGAATGCTCAATTGCTTGTGATTGGGGGCGGTGCTGAGTTGCCGAGCTGGAAGCAGCGCCTTGTGGAAGCGGGATTGGTCGATCGTATCAAGTTTCTTGGATTTCGCACTGATGTTCCAGATCTAATGAGAGCTTCAGATTGTTTAGTGGCACCTACTCGGTATGAAGCGTATGGTTTAGGGGTGCATGAAGCATTATGTTGTGGAATTCCGGCGATCGTTACGGCAACGGCGGGAGTTGCAGAGCGATATCCAAACGAGTTAAGACCGTTATTGTTATCCGATGCAAATGATATGGCTCAATTGATCGATGTACTGTATCATTGGCAGAGTCATCAACGGGTGTATCAGCAGTTGGTGCAGAAGCAAGTTTCTTATTTACTACGGAGTGGAACTTGGGATGCGATGGCACAGCAGATTATTGATGTGATCAATGATTCAGCTCATTGTGCACTTGTTTCTGTCTAA